CCATCTGGGCTCATCTCTGGTTGTGTACTCGCATCATTGAAATCCGCAGCATCCAGTCCAGCCGGACTCGTGGGATGCTCATCTTGGTGATTTGGCGGATCGGTAACCCCGCAGAAAGAGACAGAGTGTATTGTACCTGATTGAAGTTACCAGAGGATTCCTAAAAACCCAGTATTCTGGTATAAAACTCCTTTGATAAAAGCATGCAGCGACATGCCCAGATCATTGAACAGTAGGTTAATAGGAATCCTCACCAGATCGCCACTCCGACGGTTCGACTACATGAGCCCGTGGGATATCTCGCCCATGGCTCTCTGGTAGTCTACCTACGACGTGTGGATAAGCGTAAAAGCAATAGCTTCAGGCAGTTCGTAGCTCATCAACCAAGCTGCAGGGCGCCGGATAAATATTGACATATCACATGATGCCGATTTCCATGCCGACATTGCTCAAAATAAACACATCTGAGGGAGCCGGCCCATTGAGATCAACTCAACGAAGGCGACTACTGGCTCTCGAATACGGCAGAATCGTTCAGCTATTCGGGTACACATCCGATAATTCCACTGCTGAATCGCAGGGATGAGCCCCGCTGATACAAGCACGTGACCTGGGATCAGAGGCGTGTGAGCTTGCGTGGCTCATGTGCCACCTGACATCAGTTCCCGAGAGGCTCTTCAGTGGTTTGGGTCCACCCTCCCGCTAAATCCCGTGTCCATCTCCACTGGAAATGAAGGGGTTGGTCCCCTTCCACTGGAAATAAAGGGGAGATCACCATAACTCTTAATACCCTCCATGCCAAGAGTGAATTGTTCGAGGGAGTTCTCGTGACCACTTCTAGCGGGTTATTTGCCAGCTTTGTTGGACAGGGAGGCATATTCAGATCGCGGGACGTCTTGCGTCCCACATACACTCCGAAGGAGCTGCCCCACCGAGAGGAGCAGATCCAGGAGCTGGCGTCTGTCCTGGCTCCGGCCCTTCATGGCGAGACACCCTCAAATGTCCTGATCTACGGAAAGACCGGCACAGGTAAGACGGCCGTCGCGAAATACGTGGGAAAGGAGCTGGAGGAGGCGGATGCAGGGTCTGCATGCTCTGTCATATACCTCAACTGCGAGGTGGTAGATACACAGTACAGGGTCCTGGCACACCTCGCGAGGCACTTCGACAAGGATATCCCAATGACAGGCTGGCCCACAGATCAGGTCTACTCCGAGTTCAGGAACGCGCTTGATGAGAAGAAGCGTGTGGTCGTCATAATGCTCGATGAGGTCGACAAGCTTGTCAGAAAGGGCGATGATGTCCTTTATAACCTCTCCAGGATAAACTCAGATCTGGTTCAGGCGAGGGTGAGCCTCATAGGCATATCGAACGACCTGAAGTTCACAGAGTTTCTGGATCCCAGGGTCAAATCCTCGCTTGGCGAGGACGAGATCATATTCCCGCCTTACAACGCAGAGCAGATACAGGACATACTGGAGCAGCGGGCCGAGTTGGCGTTCAGGCCAGGTGTGCTCGCGGATGACGTGATTCCCCTCTGCGCGGCCTTCGCGGCGCGGGAGCATGGTGATGCGCGGCGCGCGCTTGACCTTCTCAGGATTGCTGGCGAGATCGCGGAGAGGGCGAGGAGCCAGATGATCACCGAGGAGCATGTGAAGGCCGCAAGGGACAAGATCGAGCAGGACAGGGTGGAGGAGGTCATAAAGACGCTTCCCACGCAGTCGAAGCTTGTTCTTTACAGCATACTCCTCCTGGAGGAGCAGGCAGCCAGGAACATAACAACGAGCGCCGTCTACGGCATGTACAAGCAGCTCTGCCCACTCGTTGAGGCTGACTCGCTCACACACAGAAGGATCACGGATCTCATAGCCGAGCTCGATATGCTCGGCATTCTCCATACTGTTGTGATAAGCAAGGGAAGGTACGGAAGAACGAAGGAGATCTCTCTGAGCGTTCATCCGCCAAAGCTTAAGAGCATACTGCTCCAGGACTACAGGCTCAAGGACCTCGCGAGCTTCAGCGTGCCGACTCAGGCCCGGTTCGGTCCACTCTGAGATGGGCAGAGAGATGCAGCGATGAAGGGTTTGAGTGTCTGAGAAGCTCCGAACCCGCAGCGTTCTGCAAGATGGCTCCTGGCTCTCAGGGGCTGCTCTAATCCAGGTGAGTCAAACACTCATCTGCGCATCGCCGATGCGTATTTGTATCTCAACTTTAGAGATTGAAGATGGTGTTGTTTTGAGCGAGAAGTCAGGCAGGAAGGATGAAGAGGATTATGAAAGCGCATTTGCAGTTTCAGCGCCGGACATGCCCTGCGACCAGAGTTTCTTTGAGACCGATCTGATGAATGCGGATCTGTGGGCAGCACGTGGCAGGTACCTCATGAGGGCTCTTGGGAGGTACTCAGATGCGCTGGATGCGTTTGAACGGGCGATTGAGCTCGATCCCTTGCATGCAAGGGCCTGGAGGGGGAAGGCTGCAGCTCTGAACAACCTCGATCGCTACTCTGAGGCGCTTGAGGCTTGCAAGCGCGCTCTGGAGCTCGACCCGTTCAACCCAAGAAGCTGGATCGTCAAGGGGTTCGCTCACCACAGCCTGGGTGAGTATGAGGAAGCGGTCAGGAGCTACGACAGGGCGATCGAGCTCGATCCGATGGGGCAGGATGCGAGAAGGGCCTGGAACAACCGTGGCGCTGCTCTCGATAACCTCGGGCAGCACGAGGAAGCCCTCAGATCTTACGATGAGGCGATCATGCTGGAGCCATTTGATGCATATGCATGGAACAACAAGGGCGTCTCGCTTGTCGCTCTCAAGAGATATGATGAGGCGCTGCTCTGCTTCGAGAAGGCCATAAAGATCTACCCCGGATACTGGACCGCCTGGATGAACAGGGGCGGGTGCCTGAGGGCCCTCGGCAGACACGAGGAGGCTGAGGAGTCGCTGGAGATGGCGAGAAGGATAGAATCGTCATGATAGAGTAGCGGGGCGCAAACTCCGGTCTTCGGGCCGGAGAGAAAGCCTGGTATGCACTCATCACCATCTGCAGCGCGTATCCTGTGGCTCATGAAATGAAGCCTGCCGATGATTCGGCGGATCGATGACCTCGCGAGAGATGGGAAGTCATTGCAGCCGGTTGGGCTCACCAGAGCTCGCCTCTCAGGATTCGACCACATGCGTCCAGGAAAACGCTCATGACGCAGTGTCACCCGTGTGGATGAAAAATGGTATGCATTCAATGACCATTTTGGTAGTCTACCTACGACGTGCGGATAAGTGCAAAAGCAATAGCTTCAGGCGATTCGCAGCCTTCAACCACGCTGTACGGCGCCGGACAATTATTGACAGGTCTCATGATGTCGATTTCCATGCCGACGTTGCTCCAAATAAACCTCAAAATAAACACATCTGAGGGAGCCGGCCCATCAAGATCAACTCGATGAAGGTAGACTACCACCATTTTCGTACCAATAAAACACTCAGTCTTTGGGTGAGCCCCTCCCCCATACAACCAGATACCTTATTTTGGAGCTGTGCTCGGCCATCGAGGCTGTGATGTACGCGTCCCTCAGATCGTCCCCTCTGGCGAAGACTCCATGGCCGCGTGAAATGCATGCCCTGTGATTCATCAGGGCCTCCGATACCGCGGAGGCGAGCTTCTCGCTGCCGAAGGGACCGTCGACCACAGGCATCTCGCCTAGAAACGCAATCCCCTCGCTGTCAATCGGCACCACCACATCCTCCAGGAGCGATAGCGCCACAGCATAGGGAGAATGCGTATGTATCACCGCTCTGGCATCCGTCCTGCGGTATATGGCTCTGTGGACCGGGGTCTCACAGCTCGCTATGCTGTCATCTGCACATCCTCTGTCTCTCTCGACGAGAACCACCATCTCTTCGTCAATCTCATCGAGCATGGAGCCTGTGCGTGTTATCGCTATTCCATCTTCTGTCAGCACCGAGATGTTGCCGAAGCGCGATCCAGTCAGACCCTGCTCGACGAGCTTCTTCCCGAACCTGGCAATCTCAATCCAGATCATGATACCTCCTATGCATGACCATCAGGCTATGGAAACGCTGCATGCAACATTAGAGGCGTGCCAAAGGGATGAAAAGCGTTTAGGGCGCGGGTTGGTTTCATCCAGACAAATCAACACAGGTTGACCTCTGTGCCGTGCTTTCATCCCAAAGTGGGCCAGCACATTTTAATACGATCCTTCATATGTACTGACCGATGAGCGCGCTGGTGAGAATCAACAGGATCTGCGCATGGATCCTTCTGGTGCTGATGGTGATATTCATAGTGACCGGCTACTCCTGGCAGAATCACATGAACATAATCATCAACCCCCGCCAGGCGGCGCAGATACATACGACCATGGATCCCGTACTTGTGCTGTTCTTTCTCATACATACCATGATAAGCGCCCGCTTTACGCTGATGAGGCATGGCCTGCGGGGCAGGACGGTTGATCTCCTGCTTCTCTGCATCGGTCTCCTGTCATATATTGCAGTGCTCAGGGTGGCGCTGTAATGTGCCGAATTTGCTGTAAGCTTCTATCAAGCTGTCGTGATGCACGCCGATATCTTTTTTGGATTACAGCAAATCTGATGTGTGCCGGGTGGCGCTGTAGCGCATGAGCTGCGTGTGGCTTTCTCTCAGGCCTGTGGAGTTCGCACCATGCTGTTACATCAGCTGCTAGCCGCGCTCAGCTGCTCTAGCTGTTCAGATAAGCGCCTGGCCCTTGTGAGGTGCACCTCCATCCGCCTCAGGAGAACATGTGGCGATTCAGAGGTTGTGGTACACAGCGCGGACCAGTACGATAACTCGCTCATGATTCCACGAACGTACTCCTCGAGATGCGGTGAGAGCCTGTCCTTCTCGCGGAGCCTCTCGATGCTCTCCCATATTTTATCCTCTAGGCTGGCGATCTCGAGGAGGATCAGATTGAGCTGTCTCTCGACATCCTCCATCTGCATCACCTCAGACGCACCTTTGTTAGCTTGGTTTTTGTTCACCGGCCACGGAAACGATTCGATGAACGCTCTTGTGTGCTCAGCAACTTAGAGGTCTAGCAAGCAGGTTTCTGGAATCACACATTCATTTTCCAAGAACGCATAGCAGGACCGATGCCTCTTCTGGCAAGTCATCATATGGATAAGAGCGTCGATGAATTCCATCTCAGAAATAAATGCCTCAGAGCTGCTTTGTTGGATAACCTCTCGAGATAATGTCCCTAGATATCGATTCTGATCTATCATCCACGCATTCCTGGAATCGCCTTCTGGTTGTGGATTTTCATTACCTATCCAACACAGCACCTCAGAGCGCAAAGCCACACGGATCCCGCGGACCTCATGTTAATGATACGAGGCACGAGATGCGCTCCAGAAGGTTCTGTGAGCCTTTTGGCGGTTTCACTGATAAACCACGCTGTTTCCCATGCCATCCTCGCTAACCACTATCGTGCTGTCGAACTGGCCCTGTACATCGCTGATGTGGCTTATTGCAAACAGCTGGGGGAACCTAACTCCTAGGCTCCTTAGCATGTTGATCATCCTCTCCCTGTGCTCGATATCCTGCGATCCGAAGACCTCGTCGAGTATCATGAATGAGTAGCCGCTCTCCTCTCCAGAGGATCTCATGAGGTACTCGCTTATCGCTATCCTCACAGAGAGTGCGATCATATCTATCTCTCCGCCTGAGAACCTCCATATCGGATAATCCGTGCCCCTGTCATCGATGAGTATGTTGAAGTTCTCGTCTATCTTGAGGATGCTGTACTTGCCTGTGACCTCCTCCATTATCCTGGCCGCATTCTGGGCGATCTCATCCCTCACCCTCACCAGGAGCGCATCCATGAATCTCACAAGCATGTCCCTGACTGTGGATATCACCTGAGCTCTCCTGTTGAACTCATCTAGCTCCCTCTCCAGATCCCTCTTTCTCTTCAGATCCTCATTCAGCTTTGAGAGGTTCCACTCCAACATCCTCAGTTCATCGCGCATCCTGACGTATTCCTCGTTTGTGAGTCTCAGTCTCTCTTCTGCATCCGTGAGTCTCTTCGTAGCGTTCTCGTAATCTGCATCGCTGTAGCCCAGATCTGCAAGTTGCCTGCTGAGCTCATCTCTCTGTGCGTGCAGCCTCTTCAGATCAGCCTCTGCCTCGAGCATTCTGGATCTTGATAAATCCTCACCTGCGATCTCGATCCTCAGGCTGTTCGCGATCGATTCGATCTCAGCAAGCCTTGCAGCCTCAGCTCTGAGCCTCTCGTATTCATCCGGATTGAATCCAAGATCTGATAGATCTTTTTCAACCTTCAGGAGATCTCCATCCAGCCTCCGGACTCTCGCTCTCAGGGTCTCCAGATGCTCCTCGAGGCCCTTAATCTCGCCTGCTCGCTGAAGCAGAAGCCTGTATCTCTCATGGAGGCTCTGGAGATCCGACAGGGTCGATTTCAAACGAAGGTACGAACGCTCGTCATAATCTAGAATGGAGATGCCCCTCGAGAGTTCGAGGATCCTCTCATCCAGCGCAGACACCCTCTCTCTGGTTTTCCTGAGATCGCTCTCCAGTCCTGGGAGGGTTTCGAGGCGTGCAAGGAGCTTCGCCCTCTCATCGATGATCTCATCATAATCTGTAAGAGAGCGCTTTACCTCTTCGTATCTCTCCGGATCATAATCGACCAGCCCCATGGCATTGATCTCGCCATCCAGCTCTGAGATTCTTTCCTCGATCTCTGAGAGCTGGAGCCTGACCTCTCTCTGCTCAGCCTCAAGCGATGCGAGAGCGCTTCTTCTCCGGCTCAGCGATTCTGCGGATGCCCTGAGGCTCTCCTTGAGATGCTGCGCGTGTTTGATGCGCGCGTTCAAATCCAGAAGCTCAGCCGCAGCCCTCTCACAGTCCCTCCTGTATCTGGAGATCTCATCTCTGTACTTCTCCGTGAGTCGGGTGTACTGATCGCCCAGAGGGCGCTCGCATGTCGGGCAGGGGCTATCCTCACCAAGGTTTTCGATCCGCCTGAGGCTGTTCCGAGACTCAAGCATCCTGGACTCTGCGAGATTGCGGATGCTCTCGATCTCTGTCCTCTTTCGATTCAGGGTGTCTGTGAGATCCTCTAACTGGATCTCCTTATCCCTGAGCTCTTCCTCCTCCCGGGCGAGATCGCCGATCTCGGAGATCTTTTTTTGAATCTGATTAAATCGCTTCAGGAGCTGGGCATGCCTTTCGATGTGCGTCTTTTTCTCAGACAGCAGCTCATCAAGCCTGCGGCGCCTCTCTTTTGCTCTTTCAAGCTTCTCCAGCTCCCCCTTCAGCGAATCCAGGAGAGATAGCCTGCGCTCAAGACCTGGGAGCGATCTTCTGGCATCGCGCAGCTCTCTGACGATGCCTGCTTTCTCACTGTAGCCTCTCAAAAGCGCGGATCTCTCAGCATCCATGCCCGCGATGGAGGAGGCGTGCGACATGAATTTCTCTCTCTTCCTCTCGAGCTCCTCCAGCTCCCTCACCGTGCTCACATAGAGATCCTCCTTCTCTCTGAGGCTCTCCATCTCAGTGCGGTATCTGTAGAGCTCATCGAGCCTGGCTTCAAGCTCCTTCAGCGAGCGTAGCGTCTCTCTTCTCTCCACCTGAATTCTCATCAGGCTCGAGCTCAGCCGCTCGTAGTCTCTCCGAGCTGCCTCCAGCTCATTGAGTCTCTCCCTCATCTCATTCAGACGCCTCAGATCGGAGGCGAGCTCCTCCAGCTTTCTCTTCTTCCTCTCAATCCCCTCGAGCCTGGCGCGCTCCTCTCTGACCGTTCTCTCTCTGTCCGCGATGTAGCCCTGAATGTGCTCGATCTCTCTCCTCAGATGCTCATGCTCCCGTCTCTTCTGCTCGAGGAGCTGGAGATCCCTGCCGGCCGTCTCCCTTTCCCTTTCAGCATCTCTGAGCGACATCTCCCTTCTGCTCAGCTCTGCTCTGGCCGATGCCTCCTGCGCCCTGATCTCCTCGATCCTCCTCTCCACATCGCCCAGCTCCGAGAGCGCTCCGGAGGCCAGGTTGACCTCTGTCTCGATCTCCCTCAGATCCTCCTTCGTGATCTCGAGCCCGATCTCGCGTATGTCCTCAAGGCCGAGGAGCTTCAGCAGGTAATCCCTCTTTCCGGCTCCCCCCTCTCTTATCAGATTATCAAGATCCTTCTGTTTCGCGTAGAAGGTCCTCATGAAGTCCTGGAAGCTTATCCTTATCAGCCTGGAGAGGTGAGCATCAACCTCGCGCACGCCCTTGGCGACCTGCTGGCCGTTTATGCAGAGGGATGCATCGGGCAGCATGCCCTTCCCCTTCATGATTCTCGATATGAGGATCTCCTTTTTTCCAATGGATAGTGTTAGATGAACCTCCACCGGTTCCTCCGGCCTCGCATTGACATTCTTTATGAACTTCCTCTCCACAGTTGATGCCCTGTTGCCGTAGAGCGCCCAGGCTATCGCCTCGACGATCGTGCTCTTGCCGGCTCCATTCCCTCCGATGATGCCCGTGAGCCCGTCCTGGAAAGTTATGTCCGCCTGCCTGTACTTCTTGAAGTTTCGCAGCACCAGCCTATTGAGATGCATCCATACCCTCTGTGCCTCTCCTATCTATCACCTTTCTGATCAGCTCGGTACCGTAGCTCATGACATCCTGCCTGATTGCATTCGGTATCTTTTCCATCTCGGCCTCCAGGAAGCGCATAAACTCAAGATCGAGGCGCTCCGGAGGTTTTATATCCTCAGCTCTTCCGACCTCATCGTACTCAGGTTTTATCTTGAGGCAAAACATCGAGGACGCAAGCCTGCTCAGCCTTCTCTGGTCCATCCTTCTGTACGCGGCTCTGTTTACCCTCCTGAGGTCGACGCGGACGATTTTATTTTTATCCTCTCCACACTTCTCCTCGATGAGATCCAGTATCTCCTCAGCGGTCTTTCCAGAGCAGTCCAGCTCCACGACCCTCATCCCGACGTTCGGCACCCCGATGCTCTCCACCTCTCCAGTGCTCAGATCCACCATCAGAGCTCCCTTTCTCTGGGGAGCCTCGTTGAAGTTGAAGTACTCGATCGAGCCGCTGTACCAGGTGTTTTGAGCAATCCTCCTCTGATCGTGATAGTGTCCGAGCGCGATGTAGCTGAAATCGCTCTTCAGGAAGCTGTCGCTGACGATGTGCTCTCCCACCGTGTTCATGCTCTGATCACGCAGCGCCTCCACGAGTCCATGCATCACCAGCACATCCGAACCACACATATCGATCTTTCTGAACTCCTCCAGGTAGTCCTCCTGGGTGAAGCAGAATGGTATGCAGTGGAAGACATGATCTCCGACCTCGAATCGCTCGTATCTGTATCTGTGGGCGATATAAACGTCCTCCATTCCATCGTATAGGTAGAACGGGCTCAGCGCCGAGTAGCTCTTGGGGGCATCATGATTCCCGCTTATCACAATCACAGGGATGCCGGCGTTGCTTAGGCTCTCAAGAGACTGCTTGAATACACAGAGCGGTCTTATCCTGGGACGGACGTGGTGGAATACATCGCCAGCATGCACCACCGCATCAGGCTTGAGCTCTATTATCCTCTCGATGGCTCGCCTGAAGTCCCTGTATATGCACTCCTCCATGAGGTTCCTGCCCTTCTCGTCCATCCTGCTGAAGCTCTGGAAGCCGAGATGGGTGTCTGCGATGTGGACAACTCTCAAACTATCCCCTCAGTCCGGTGTCGGTCTGAATGATCTTCTTACTGGGGCGCTCGGCCGGAGCCGCTCTATGTAATCCTCGTACCTGTGGATCCTCGCAGGTATCGGGAAGGGCACGTTCAGCGTGCTTATGATCGCCTCCCCCTTCTCCAGAGTCTGGATCTCAACATCCAGCGACGAAAGATCCTGCTTCGCAGACTCCTCCACGCGCATCCTGTCGTTCCTGTCTGCGAGCCCCATCACGACCATCGTGTTGAACTGCGATAGAAGCTCCCTGTCTATCAGCTTTGGCTGCTGGGTTATCGCGCAAAGGCCCACGCCGAACTTCCGGCCCTCTCTGGCGATCTCCTCGAAGCGCGCTATCCTGCTGTCACTCCCAAGAACCCTCTGCGCCTCCTCGATGACGATCATGCACTTCTTTCTGCCCTCCTCCTCGTTTCTGTACTCCTCCATTATCCGTCTGGATATCAATGACAGAAGGAAGAGCTCGCTGCTCTCGCTCAGGTTGGGGATGTCGATAAGCACGACCCTCCCGCTCTTTATCCCCTCGATTATCCCCGGGATGCTGGAGTCTTCAGAGGATTTTATATATTTATTTCTTGAAAGTATGTTCTCCAGCTTCCTGATAAGAACGCCGACCGTCTTCTCTGATAACTTCGCCTTTTCTGTCAGCACCTCTCTGCCCTTCTCATCGAGGATCTCATCTATCCACGAATCCCCCTCGAAGATCCGCTCAAGGCTGTCCAGGGCGTCCATCTGCGCACCGGTCCAGTCGTGCAGCACCTTGATGTCCTCCGGCAGTATATCCTTTCTGGAGATCCTGAGCTCGCTGACCTCCGGGAGGCTGCAATTCCTCGGCTCGGTGGAGTAGCATTTCAGGCTTGATAAGTACGGGGTGAGGTGAAGAAGCCCCTTGGCGTTCTTGCTGCCTCTCAGGTACTCTCCATGGGGATCGACTATGAGGAGGCCGAACTCGGATCTGTTCTCGGAGGCCAGCTTCATGCATGAGGCTGCGAAGACCTTCATGAAGTTGGACTTGCCCATTCCAGTGGTCGCGAATATGCCCATGTGATGGTCCATCACGCTGCTGTGAAGCGCCACGGCCACATCTGTATCCCTGCTGCCGTTTCTCAGGACGCCGACCTCGATATCGCCCATGGTCTCCTTTAAAAAATCGAACTCTTTCGCCTCTGTCCTCTTCACCCTGGAGAATTTGGTGGGTATGGTCTTCGCCTTTCTGAATGCGCCCTTTCTTTTAGTTTGATCGCGGGGTATGCATCCGAGCGGCTCTGCGATGACCCTGTTGAAGATCTGCTCCTCATCATAGAGCTCCGTGCCCCTGATACTCGTATCCCATCTCCCATCGTAGTTCGAGTCGTGCTGCACATTGACTACACGGGCGAGAAAGAGCATATCCCTGTCCTCCACAGTGAAGATCTCCCCCACATCTGCCTTCTCATCATATGGTATTACAAACTCGTATGAGCGCACGTCCTTTGCGAGTATTCTGTACGCATTTCCTGGCATGCTCTTCAGCACCATCCTCTCCGTGGAACTCAAGGCGATCCCCTTCCTTTCTGAACGTCATTCATCTTTGAACTTTGTGATGCCTGGAATGGGTTGTAGGCGCGGACCGCTGGAGAGGCTGCACGCAGGGCCTCTGACACAGACCCTCATGCTATGTGGGGGACGGCAGGGCGCAAACTCCGGCCTTCGGGCCGAACAGAAAACCATCTCGGCTCACCTCCGCAGACTATCGGAGATCTGGATTGGGCAGAGTTTCTGGGATTCATTGGGGTTCTTTTCTCTCTATCAATCCACTAATTCAACTGGATGAGCCACTGCCTCATCAGTATCGAGAGCCTTTACAGCGAATCCGGAGATACGGCAAGGCTCACGATTATTATGGTCAGAACGCCGACAAGCAGCATCTTCAGACCGCTTATCAGCGCCACCTCCTCGCTTATTCTGGCCAGGAAGAGCCCGAGGAGAAATAGCACGACCAGCCCCAGGGCGAGCGACATCATTGCTGCAGCGCTCATGCTTATCAGCGGGACCATGAAGAACGGTGAGATCAGGAGGAGGGCTGCGATCGCCGGGCTCAGGCCGTCGACGAGCGCGACCGCGATGCTCGCAGTTCTGAATGCCCTGACGACGTGCGTGCCATCGAGATCTCTGAGCATTGCGGATTCGAGCTTCCGGATGTCCCTCATCCTTTCAGCCCT
This Methanothrix sp. DNA region includes the following protein-coding sequences:
- a CDS encoding exonuclease SbcCD subunit D; its protein translation is MRVVHIADTHLGFQSFSRMDEKGRNLMEECIYRDFRRAIERIIELKPDAVVHAGDVFHHVRPRIRPLCVFKQSLESLSNAGIPVIVISGNHDAPKSYSALSPFYLYDGMEDVYIAHRYRYERFEVGDHVFHCIPFCFTQEDYLEEFRKIDMCGSDVLVMHGLVEALRDQSMNTVGEHIVSDSFLKSDFSYIALGHYHDQRRIAQNTWYSGSIEYFNFNEAPQRKGALMVDLSTGEVESIGVPNVGMRVVELDCSGKTAEEILDLIEEKCGEDKNKIVRVDLRRVNRAAYRRMDQRRLSRLASSMFCLKIKPEYDEVGRAEDIKPPERLDLEFMRFLEAEMEKIPNAIRQDVMSYGTELIRKVIDRRGTEGMDASQ
- a CDS encoding SMC family ATPase, with product MHLNRLVLRNFKKYRQADITFQDGLTGIIGGNGAGKSTIVEAIAWALYGNRASTVERKFIKNVNARPEEPVEVHLTLSIGKKEILISRIMKGKGMLPDASLCINGQQVAKGVREVDAHLSRLIRISFQDFMRTFYAKQKDLDNLIREGGAGKRDYLLKLLGLEDIREIGLEITKEDLREIETEVNLASGALSELGDVERRIEEIRAQEASARAELSRREMSLRDAERERETAGRDLQLLEQKRREHEHLRREIEHIQGYIADRERTVREERARLEGIERKKRKLEELASDLRRLNEMRERLNELEAARRDYERLSSSLMRIQVERRETLRSLKELEARLDELYRYRTEMESLREKEDLYVSTVRELEELERKREKFMSHASSIAGMDAERSALLRGYSEKAGIVRELRDARRSLPGLERRLSLLDSLKGELEKLERAKERRRRLDELLSEKKTHIERHAQLLKRFNQIQKKISEIGDLAREEEELRDKEIQLEDLTDTLNRKRTEIESIRNLAESRMLESRNSLRRIENLGEDSPCPTCERPLGDQYTRLTEKYRDEISRYRRDCERAAAELLDLNARIKHAQHLKESLRASAESLSRRRSALASLEAEQREVRLQLSEIEERISELDGEINAMGLVDYDPERYEEVKRSLTDYDEIIDERAKLLARLETLPGLESDLRKTRERVSALDERILELSRGISILDYDERSYLRLKSTLSDLQSLHERYRLLLQRAGEIKGLEEHLETLRARVRRLDGDLLKVEKDLSDLGFNPDEYERLRAEAARLAEIESIANSLRIEIAGEDLSRSRMLEAEADLKRLHAQRDELSRQLADLGYSDADYENATKRLTDAEERLRLTNEEYVRMRDELRMLEWNLSKLNEDLKRKRDLERELDEFNRRAQVISTVRDMLVRFMDALLVRVRDEIAQNAARIMEEVTGKYSILKIDENFNILIDDRGTDYPIWRFSGGEIDMIALSVRIAISEYLMRSSGEESGYSFMILDEVFGSQDIEHRERMINMLRSLGVRFPQLFAISHISDVQGQFDSTIVVSEDGMGNSVVYQ
- a CDS encoding ATP-binding protein, whose product is MSSTERMVLKSMPGNAYRILAKDVRSYEFVIPYDEKADVGEIFTVEDRDMLFLARVVNVQHDSNYDGRWDTSIRGTELYDEEQIFNRVIAEPLGCIPRDQTKRKGAFRKAKTIPTKFSRVKRTEAKEFDFLKETMGDIEVGVLRNGSRDTDVAVALHSSVMDHHMGIFATTGMGKSNFMKVFAASCMKLASENRSEFGLLIVDPHGEYLRGSKNAKGLLHLTPYLSSLKCYSTEPRNCSLPEVSELRISRKDILPEDIKVLHDWTGAQMDALDSLERIFEGDSWIDEILDEKGREVLTEKAKLSEKTVGVLIRKLENILSRNKYIKSSEDSSIPGIIEGIKSGRVVLIDIPNLSESSELFLLSLISRRIMEEYRNEEEGRKKCMIVIEEAQRVLGSDSRIARFEEIAREGRKFGVGLCAITQQPKLIDRELLSQFNTMVVMGLADRNDRMRVEESAKQDLSSLDVEIQTLEKGEAIISTLNVPFPIPARIHRYEDYIERLRPSAPVRRSFRPTPD
- a CDS encoding aldolase, which codes for MIWIEIARFGKKLVEQGLTGSRFGNISVLTEDGIAITRTGSMLDEIDEEMVVLVERDRGCADDSIASCETPVHRAIYRRTDARAVIHTHSPYAVALSLLEDVVVPIDSEGIAFLGEMPVVDGPFGSEKLASAVSEALMNHRACISRGHGVFARGDDLRDAYITASMAEHSSKIRYLVVWGRGSPKD
- a CDS encoding tetratricopeptide repeat protein, coding for MSEKSGRKDEEDYESAFAVSAPDMPCDQSFFETDLMNADLWAARGRYLMRALGRYSDALDAFERAIELDPLHARAWRGKAAALNNLDRYSEALEACKRALELDPFNPRSWIVKGFAHHSLGEYEEAVRSYDRAIELDPMGQDARRAWNNRGAALDNLGQHEEALRSYDEAIMLEPFDAYAWNNKGVSLVALKRYDEALLCFEKAIKIYPGYWTAWMNRGGCLRALGRHEEAEESLEMARRIESS
- a CDS encoding ORC1-type DNA replication protein, with product MTTSSGLFASFVGQGGIFRSRDVLRPTYTPKELPHREEQIQELASVLAPALHGETPSNVLIYGKTGTGKTAVAKYVGKELEEADAGSACSVIYLNCEVVDTQYRVLAHLARHFDKDIPMTGWPTDQVYSEFRNALDEKKRVVVIMLDEVDKLVRKGDDVLYNLSRINSDLVQARVSLIGISNDLKFTEFLDPRVKSSLGEDEIIFPPYNAEQIQDILEQRAELAFRPGVLADDVIPLCAAFAAREHGDARRALDLLRIAGEIAERARSQMITEEHVKAARDKIEQDRVEEVIKTLPTQSKLVLYSILLLEEQAARNITTSAVYGMYKQLCPLVEADSLTHRRITDLIAELDMLGILHTVVISKGRYGRTKEISLSVHPPKLKSILLQDYRLKDLASFSVPTQARFGPL
- a CDS encoding VIT1/CCC1 transporter family protein — its product is MVTSRIELYRRYLKASGALEIARRLFVMNAFDGVLTIMGVVLGAYLSGVQDSGFVITAGVGGSIAMGISGMSGAYMAERAERMRDIRKLESAMLRDLDGTHVVRAFRTASIAVALVDGLSPAIAALLLISPFFMVPLISMSAAAMMSLALGLVVLFLLGLFLARISEEVALISGLKMLLVGVLTIIIVSLAVSPDSL